Genomic window (Prosthecobacter fusiformis):
CCGGCCTACACGCTGCCAGCTCTGCTGACCACTCGCGATGGAGCCAAGATCACCACGGCGGCGGACTGGACGGCGGAACGCAGGCCGGAGGTGCTGGCGCTATTTCAAGAGCATGTCTATGGCCGCACGCCGGGGAACTGGGGAAAGGTGAGCTTTGAAACGCGCGAGGTGAAAAAGGATGCGCTGGGTGGCAAGGCCACACGCAAGCTCATCCACATCTCCCTGCCGGAGCATCCGGCCTGGGCGGGGATGGAAGTGATGCTTTACCTGCCCAATGGGCTGAAGGCTCCCGCGCCGTGCTTTGTGGGGCCGAGCTTTGGCGGCAACCATGCGGTGAGCACGGAGCCTGATGTGCCGCTTTCCACCCGCTGGATGCGGCCTAACAAAGAGAAGTCCATCGTGGACAACCACGCCACGGAGGCCAGCCGGGGAAATGAAAGCAGCCGCTGGCCGCTGGAGATGATCATCGGCCAGGGCTTTGCGGTGGCGACGTATTATTATGGTGACATCGAGCCGGATCATGTGGATGGCTGGAAGGACGGGCTGCGGGCGGTGCTGAGCAAGGATGGCGCAGCCACAGAGTGGAAAAATGGCGACTGGGGTGCGATCGGTGCCTGGTCATGGGGCCTGAGCCGCATCGCTGATTATTTGGAAACGGATGCTGACATTGATGCGAAAAAGTTGGCGGTGATCGGCCATTCGCGGCTGGGCAAAACGTCTCTATGGACGGGTGCGCAAGATCAGAGATTTGGCATCGTGATCTCCAACAATTCAGGCGAAGGCGGT
Coding sequences:
- a CDS encoding acetylxylan esterase → MRTCILLSLMLLIGEDWAEAQKKTANYDESKIPAYTLPALLTTRDGAKITTAADWTAERRPEVLALFQEHVYGRTPGNWGKVSFETREVKKDALGGKATRKLIHISLPEHPAWAGMEVMLYLPNGLKAPAPCFVGPSFGGNHAVSTEPDVPLSTRWMRPNKEKSIVDNHATEASRGNESSRWPLEMIIGQGFAVATYYYGDIEPDHVDGWKDGLRAVLSKDGAATEWKNGDWGAIGAWSWGLSRIADYLETDADIDAKKLAVIGHSRLGKTSLWTGAQDQRFGIVISNNSGEGGAATMRRNYGETTAIITKAFPHWFTKTYAGYGDNEAACPVDQHMLIALAAPRPIYIASAVDDQWADPKGEFLSGLNAEPVYVLFGKKGYGVTEPPAVDTPVGDAIGYHMRTGKHDVTDYDWTQYLRFAKKHFGQ